TAATGAGTTTGATTTAGGATTAGGTACTAGGAAAGCAATTTATGTTCCATTCCCACAAGCAGTTCCATTACTTTACACAATCGATAAAGAACACTGTATTGATTGTGGACTTTGTGCAAAAGTTTGCTGTGCAGAGGCAGTAAGATACGATCAGAAACCTCAAGAACTCAAAATCAATGTTGGTACAATTATTACCGCAACAGGATATGATGAGTTCGATGCAAGCAGAAAAGAAGAGTATGGATACGGAGTTTACGACAACGTAATTACAACTCTCGAAGTTGAAAGGATGATTAACCCTGCTGGTCCAACCCACGGGCACGAAATTAGGCCTAGCGACGGAAAAGCACCAAAAAGAACTGTATATATACAGTGCGTTGGTTCAAGAGACGAGAAAGTTGGAAACCCATACTGTTCAAGAGTATGCTGTATGTTCGCATTGAAAAATGCGCAGTTAATGAAAATGCACGACCCTAATGCAGAAGTTTACATCTGCTACATGGATATCAGGGCTTTTGGTAAAGGGTACGAAGAGTACTACAAGAGAGCTCAGGACCAGTTCGGAGTTAAATTCATTAGGGGAAGACCTGCTAACATTATCGAAGATCCAGAAACTAAAAACTTGACCGTGAGAGTTGAAGACACCCTCATGGGAGAAATTTTAGAGATCGACGCTGATTTAGTAGTTCTTTCAGCAGGTTTGGAAGCTAAAAAAGATGCCGGAGAACTCGCTAAGATGCTCGGTATCGATAGAGGTCCAGAAGGATTCTTTAAAGAATTACACCCTAAATTAGCACCAGTTAACACAAAAGTTGACGGTGTTGCAATTGCAGGGGTCGCTCAAGGACCAAAAGATATTCCAGATACTGTAGCACAAGCAAAAGGTGCTGCAAGTGCTGTTGCAATTCCAATGTCACAAGGTCAGTTCAAGATCGAAATGATTAGGGCAACAGTTAACGAGGAAGTATGTGGTGGCTGTAAAGTATGTGCTTTAATGTGCCCATACAATGCTATTACCTACGAAGAAAAAGACGGTCACTTGGTGGCAGTAACTGATGACGTTGCATGTAAAGGATGTGGTTCATGTGCAGCAGCATGTCCAAGTGGTGCAATGCAGTTAAGATACTACCGAGATGAACAGGTCATCGGAATGATTGACGGTATTTTAAATGCCGCAAAAATGTTGGAAGAATAATTTAAGCACAAGGAACAGGGAATGAACTATTAAATAACTAATTATCAATTCAAATATAAATTCTCAGCAAAATTAAGTTAGGAATGGTGTTAATTCATATCATATGACGAGCAACCCGAAGGTTTAGACCAGGGAAGTTCTGATGAGTTACGAATTAATTTAATTAAAAAATTAAAAAAGGGATATATTATGGCAGAACCCGTAATTATGGCCTTTGTATGTTACCAGTGAGGATACGGTGCAGCCGATTTGGCTGGTACAAGCAGAATGCAATACCCTGCATCAGTTAGAGCTATTAGAGTGCCATGTACTGGTAAATTCGATATTACCTATGCATTAAGAGCATTCGAAAAAGGTGCTGACGCAGTATTCGTTGCAGGTTGAAAACCAAACGAATGTGCATTCGAAACTGGAAACTTCAAAGCTGAAGAAAGGGTTAAATTTGGAAAACAGATCCTAGATGAACTTGGAATCGGTGGCGAAAGACTTGAGATGTTCTTCATGTCAGGTGCTGACGCAGGTAAATTCACCGAATCAGTTAACGAAATGACTGAAAGAGTTAAAAAATTAGGACCTAACCCATTCAAAGCGTAAAACGGTTTAAAAAGAGAATGAATTTTGCGGGGAACCAACTGGACTCGTAAAAGGACTGCCCTCTGTTAGGGAATTTTTTACCAATCACAAGGTGATTAAATGGCAGATAAAGTTAAGGTAGGCATTATACAACTCTGCGGATGCTCTGGATGCCATATATCACTACTTGACTTACACGAAGGCCTTTTGGACGTTCTTCCAGCTTTGGAAATTGTTTACGCTCCAATCATTGCTGACGTAAAGGAAATTCCTGATGTGGACGTATTCTTAGTCGAAGGCGGAGTAAGAAGCGAACACGATGAACACTTGATTCATGAAATCAGGGAAAAATCAAAAGTAGTGATTGCATGGGGATCCTGTGCAGCTTTCGGAGGTATTCCGGGACTTGGTAATCTGTACTCTCCAGAACAAATCAAAGAAACAGTTTACACAACAGTTTCAACCGATAACCCTGGAGTTATTCCAACTGATGGAGTTCCTGAATTAACTACTACTGTGAAACCAATAACAGAAGTAGTTAAAGCAGATTACGTAATCCCAGGATGCCCTCCAAAACCTGCATTGACCGCAGGAGCAATTGTTGCATTATTAGAAGGAAAAGAACCAGTATTACCTACAAAAATTGTATGTGATGAATGTCCTAGAACAAAAGAGAATGTATTCCCTACGGAATTCAAAAGATCTGGTCAAGGAACTCCTGACCCTGATAAATGTCTCTTTGAACAAGGATACACGTGCATGGGTATGGCTACAAGAGCAGGCTGTGGTGCAATGTGTCCATCAGCAAATATGCCTTGTAGAGGATGCTACGGTAAAACTGACGAAACTTTGGATCAAGGGGCAGCGGCTGCAAACACTTATGCAAATGCAGGAGAAGCAGCACTAGAAATCCCTGATAAAGTTGCAACACTAAACAGATTCACGTTACCTGTTGCATTAGTATCTAAAAAAGTCCAAAAAGAATAAAATAATAATTTCAAAAAACATAATTTAAGGATGGTGACTCTATGGGTAAGGTTACTATCGAACCTCTATCCCGTTTAGAAGGGCACGGTAAGGTTTCAATAACCTTAGATGATACGGGAAAACCAACAGATGTAAAATTACATATTACTGCCCTTAGAGGTTTCGAACAGTTTGTCATAGGTAGGCCTGCAGAGGAAGTACCAAGAATAGTACCAAGAATTTGTGGAATCTGTCAGACTCCGCACCACTTGGCAAGTGTTAAAGCAGTAGATGCTGCATGGGGCGCAGAAATACCAAGCGCAGCAGGAAAATTAAGAGAACTGATGCACCTTGGAAACATGATGCACTCCCACGCATTACACTTCTATTACTTGGCAGCTCCTGATTTTGTACTCGGTCCAGATTCAGATCCTGCAGCTAGAAACATTATTGGAGTTATCGGTGCAGTTCCTGAGGTTGCTAAAAAAGCAATTGCAATGAGAAGAGTTGGCCAAGCAATTGTGGAAACAGTTGGTGGTAGAGCAATTCACCCCGTTACAGGAGTTCCTGGTGGGGTATCCAAAGCATTGAGCGAAGAAAAAAGAGACGAATTACTAGAAGAAATTGACGATATGATCGCATTTGGTCAAGAAGGTGTCGCTCTTATCAAAGCACTCAATGAAAAATATATGGACGTTGCAAAAACACTCGGTGTAATCGATACATGGTACTTAGGTTTAGTAAAAGATGGTAAACACAACTTCTACGGAGACACGTTAAGATTCATGTCCCCTGACGGAAAACAAATTACCGACTTTAAACCTTCAGAATACTTAGATAACATTGGTGAACATGTTGTAGAACACAACTACGTTAAATATCCATACAATAAAAAAGTTGGATATCCAGAAGGGCTCTACAGAGTAGGACCATTAGGAATGATTAACGTATGTGACTCAATGCCTACACCTCTTGCCGAAGAAGCTAGAAAAGATTTCGCAGACACTTTCGGAAAACCAGCAAACCAATCACTCGCATACAACCATGCAAGATTGATCGAGTTACTCGGTTCATGCGAAAGAGTCAAGGAACTTTTAGAAGACCCAGAAATAACTTCAACAGATATTAAAGCAGAAGTTGAACCTAAAGCTGGAAATGGTGTTGGTGCGATTTACGCTCCAAGAGGTACATTAATCCACAATTATGAAACAGATGATAAAGGAATTGTTGTAAAAGCAAACATGATTGTAGCTACAACACACAATGTACCTACCATGGAAAAAGCTATCCAACAAGCTGCTGAAGTGATCTTCAAATAAGCACGGTGGTAAAGATGGTAGATGAGGCAAAATTAAATTTAATCGAGATCGTGCTAAGGGCATACGATCCATGATATTCGTGTGCAGCGCACATGATTGTAAAAGACGAACAAGGAAAAGTTCTCCTTGAAGTCATAAAAGAAGAATAAATATTCTCTAACCGAACCCTAATTGGGAGGCTAGAGAAACCTTCAATAGAAGGCCCCATACCTTTAAAAATTTTTTCGGGGGTTGTCATTTGGCAGGAATATCTATTCAAGAGGATGCTTGCCTTGTGTGTAATGCCTGTGCGAAGGCATGCCCTACAGAGGCAATAGAGATTGCCCCCTTCAAGACATGTATCCAGTGCTTTAGTTGTGCTAATGCATGTCCGACAGGGGCATTGGTTGTAAAAGATGGAAAATTAGTTTTCAATGGAAGTAAATGTGATTTAGATGGCGCATGTGCAAAAGCATGCCCTCAAGGAATCAAAAAAGTAGATGACAGATTCCCATACTCCAAAGGACACTGTGTTCTTTGTGAAAAATGTGTTGATATTTGTCCTGCTGAAATAATTTCACTTCCTGGAAAAGTTGAAAAGCCTAAAAAAGAAGTAGTTATCCCACAAGAACCAATTGCAGTTACAAAAGAATGTGTTGCTTGTGGTGTATGTGTTCCAGAGTGTCCGGTTGATGCAATATCCCTTGAAGATATCGCAGTAATCGATACAGACAAGTGTATATACTGTACTGTATGTTCACAAACATGTCCTTGGAACGCAATCTTTGTAGCAGGAAAAGTGCCTCAAAAAAGACAGAAAACAATCAAATCTTTCACAGTTAATGAGGAAGAATGTATTGGTTGTGAGAAGTGTGTTGAAGTATGTCCTGGTTCAATGATTGAATACAACGCTAAAGATTTAGGTGTTAACTTACCATTAGCATGCCCTGCATGTGGGCTCTGTGTAGAAAGCTGTCCAGTTGAAGTTATTAGCTTGGAAGTTGAATATGCAAGCGCAAAACCAGTTACTGACGAAGGTCTTGTCTGGTTAGAAGAAAAATGTGCATACTGCGGACCTTGTGCAATCAAATGTCCAACAGGTGCAATAAAAGTAGTTAATCCGAAAGGATTAGAATTACCTTCAAAGAAAAAAACCGAAAAAGCAAACGAATTCGCAATGTGTATTCGATGCGGTGCCTGTGCAATGAAGTGTCCAACCGGCGCTTTAAAAATGGGTAATGTGGTTCATGAAGGTAAAGAATACACAAGAGTTGAATTCAGCCCTGCATTATGTAATGAATGCGGCGAATGTGTAGACGTATGTCCACAGAAAACACTGGAACTTACCGGTGACGACAAAATGCCTCTCAAAGGTTACTGTGTAATGTGCTTGAAATGTATTGAAGCATGTAACAAAACCAAAAAAGAAGCATTAACATTGAAATAACCATTCCCATCTTTTTTGGTGATAAAAGTGGAAGTGTTTAAGAATGTCGTATGCCCATTCTGTGGAACTCTTTGCGATGATATCGAAGTTCTTGTAGAAAATAACCATGTTGTTGGGACTAGAAATGCATGCAGAATCGGAAATGCAAAATTTATGCACTTCGAGGGCGCTGTAAGATACGAAGACCCCCTCATGAGGGAAAATAAGAAAGATGACTTTAAAAAGGTTGACTACGAGACTGCGACAGAAGAAACCGCAAGGTTACTCGTCGAAGCAAAGTTACCACTCATTTACGGGTGGAGTTCTGCAGAATGCCATGCACAACAATTAGGTGTATTATTGGCTGAAAAAACGAAAGCTATTGTGGATAACACCGCGAGTGTTTGACACGGGCCTTCACTTTTAGCTGTACAGGATGTAGGATACCCTGTTTCAACATTAGGAGAAACTAAAAACAGAGCAGACGTTGTCTTGTTCTGGGGTTCAAACCCAATGCATGCTCACCCAAGACACATGAGCAGGTACTCAGTATTCCCAAGAGGATTCTTTAGACAAAGAGGTAAACAGGACAGACAGATGATTGTAGTAGATCCAAGAAAAACGGATACTGCAAAACTCGCTGACGTTCACCTCCAAGTGGAGCCCCATAAGGATTATGAGCTTGTAAGTGCTCTTAGAGCTGCAGCAAAAGGATTTAATATTGAAGCTGAACAGGTAGCTGGTGTTCCAACGGAAACCATCTACGAAGCAGTCGACATCTGTAAAAATGCCCAGTTCGGTTCACTCTTCTTCGCGATGGGTGTGACAATGAGTAGGGGAAAACACAGAATTATTGACAATGCTATTCAGTTTGTAATTGATATGAATGCATATACTAAGTTTGTATTGACTCCAATGAGGGGACACTACAACGTTAACGGATTCAATCAGGTTTCAACCTGGGTTACTGGATACCCATACGGTGTAGACTTCTCAAGAGGATACCCAAGATACAATCCTGGAGAAACTGCTTCAAACGATGTATTGCAGAGAGGAGACACCGACATGATGATCAACGTTGCATCAGATGCAGGTGCCCACTTCCCTCAAAAAGCAGTACAGCACATGGCAAAAATCCCGCTTGTATGTATCGATCCTCACGAAACTCCATCATCTGTAATTTCCAATATTGTACTTCCTCCAGCAATAACTGGACTCGAAGTTTCAGGAACTGCTTACAGAATGGACGGTGTTCCAATCGAACTAAGAAAAGTCATCAAAGCTCCTGAAGGAATGCTTTCCGATGCAGAAATAATGAAAATGTTGATCAAAAAGGTCGAAGAAATGAAATAATTAAATTTCGGTATCCTACGACTGAAGAAAAAATAACTCGTTGAACGGAAACCTTTATGGACCTTTCAACAAAAATCTCTTTTTAAATTATTTATTTCAAAATTATTCTGGTTTTTAAAGAATTTATTTTAATTTATTAATAAATAGAAAAATTATATAATTTACAAGTTTGAAATTCATTTTTAGATTTAGTTATTTTAAAATTAGGTGTTTTTATGGAAATTATACCAGTTATTGATTTAATGGATGGATTGGCAGTTTCGGGAAAAAGCGGGAACAGAAAAGAGTATGTTCCAATAAAATCTGTTTTAGGTGATTCTTCAGCCCCTATTGATGTAATCAAAAGATACAAAGAAAATGGCGCAAAAAAAGTGTATATTGCAGATTTAAACTCGATAATGGGTACCGGAAACAATTTTGAAATTGTAAAAAATTTGGATATTTTTAAAATTGTTGATTTTGGAGTTAAAGATAAAAAAGATTTAGAAAACGTCAAAGAATATTCTGAAATGACCATATTGGGAACTGAGACAATAAATGACATTTTGATTTTAAAAGAAGAAAATATTATTTTAAGTCTTGATTTTAAGGATGAAAAACTTTTAAATTATGATTTAGATGAAATTTTAAGTGAAATCGATAAAAAAACGCCTTTAATAATCTTAGATATCTCGTCAGTTGGAACTCAAAAAGGAATTAATGTGGAATTAATAAAAGATATATTGAAAAAAACAGATAATCCCATATACATTGGCGGCGGAATTAAATCTGAGGAGGACTTAAAAATTTCAAAGGAACTTGGAATTTGTGGAGTATTGATTGGAACTACAATACATAACGGAAAACTCGATTTAAAAAAAATAATTCAAAAGTATGGGGAATAGTATGGAACTTACAAGATACGAAATTATTAAAATTTTAATGGAATACGTGACCGATGAAATGGTTGTTTGTAACATTGGAATTCCAAGTAAAGAACTCTTTAAAATAAACGACAGGGAAAAAAACTTCTACATGTTAGGATCGATGGGTTTATCATCATCCATCGGACATGGTTTAGCACTTTCTGTAGATGAAAAGGT
This Methanococcus maripaludis C5 DNA region includes the following protein-coding sequences:
- a CDS encoding CoB--CoM heterodisulfide reductase iron-sulfur subunit A family protein; amino-acid sequence: MSDPKVGVFVCYCGANINGAVDCEAVKDFASKLDGVEVAATYPFMCADPGQGLIKDAIKEHGLDRIVVGACTPKIHEPTFRGCLQDAGISPYYLEFVNIREHDAFVHMGDVEAATKKACEMIAGGVERAKKLEDVPQKVVDVDKSCMVIGAGIAGIQSALDLGDQGFKVYLVDRDESIGGRMAQLAKTFPTDDCAMUILAPKMVSAANHPNIELITFAEIKNIDGYIGNFDVTLEKKPRYVDEDICTGCGACAAACPIEVPNEFDLGLGTRKAIYVPFPQAVPLLYTIDKEHCIDCGLCAKVCCAEAVRYDQKPQELKINVGTIITATGYDEFDASRKEEYGYGVYDNVITTLEVERMINPAGPTHGHEIRPSDGKAPKRTVYIQCVGSRDEKVGNPYCSRVCCMFALKNAQLMKMHDPNAEVYICYMDIRAFGKGYEEYYKRAQDQFGVKFIRGRPANIIEDPETKNLTVRVEDTLMGEILEIDADLVVLSAGLEAKKDAGELAKMLGIDRGPEGFFKELHPKLAPVNTKVDGVAIAGVAQGPKDIPDTVAQAKGAASAVAIPMSQGQFKIEMIRATVNEEVCGGCKVCALMCPYNAITYEEKDGHLVAVTDDVACKGCGSCAAACPSGAMQLRYYRDEQVIGMIDGILNAAKMLEE
- the vhuD gene encoding F420-non-reducing hydrogenase iron-sulfur subunit VhuD, encoding MAEPVIMAFVCYQUGYGAADLAGTSRMQYPASVRAIRVPCTGKFDITYALRAFEKGADAVFVAGUKPNECAFETGNFKAEERVKFGKQILDELGIGGERLEMFFMSGADAGKFTESVNEMTERVKKLGPNPFKA
- the vhuG gene encoding F420-non-reducing hydrogenase subunit VhuG yields the protein MADKVKVGIIQLCGCSGCHISLLDLHEGLLDVLPALEIVYAPIIADVKEIPDVDVFLVEGGVRSEHDEHLIHEIREKSKVVIAWGSCAAFGGIPGLGNLYSPEQIKETVYTTVSTDNPGVIPTDGVPELTTTVKPITEVVKADYVIPGCPPKPALTAGAIVALLEGKEPVLPTKIVCDECPRTKENVFPTEFKRSGQGTPDPDKCLFEQGYTCMGMATRAGCGAMCPSANMPCRGCYGKTDETLDQGAAAANTYANAGEAALEIPDKVATLNRFTLPVALVSKKVQKE
- the vhuA gene encoding F420-non-reducing hydrogenase Vhu subunit A, with the protein product MGKVTIEPLSRLEGHGKVSITLDDTGKPTDVKLHITALRGFEQFVIGRPAEEVPRIVPRICGICQTPHHLASVKAVDAAWGAEIPSAAGKLRELMHLGNMMHSHALHFYYLAAPDFVLGPDSDPAARNIIGVIGAVPEVAKKAIAMRRVGQAIVETVGGRAIHPVTGVPGGVSKALSEEKRDELLEEIDDMIAFGQEGVALIKALNEKYMDVAKTLGVIDTWYLGLVKDGKHNFYGDTLRFMSPDGKQITDFKPSEYLDNIGEHVVEHNYVKYPYNKKVGYPEGLYRVGPLGMINVCDSMPTPLAEEARKDFADTFGKPANQSLAYNHARLIELLGSCERVKELLEDPEITSTDIKAEVEPKAGNGVGAIYAPRGTLIHNYETDDKGIVVKANMIVATTHNVPTMEKAIQQAAEVIFK
- the vhuU gene encoding F420-non-reducing hydrogenase selenoprotein subunit VhuU — translated: MVDEAKLNLIEIVLRAYDPUYSCAAHMIVKDEQGKVLLEVIKEE
- the vhuB gene encoding F420-non-reducing hydrogenase associated-polyferredoxin VhuB; this encodes MAGISIQEDACLVCNACAKACPTEAIEIAPFKTCIQCFSCANACPTGALVVKDGKLVFNGSKCDLDGACAKACPQGIKKVDDRFPYSKGHCVLCEKCVDICPAEIISLPGKVEKPKKEVVIPQEPIAVTKECVACGVCVPECPVDAISLEDIAVIDTDKCIYCTVCSQTCPWNAIFVAGKVPQKRQKTIKSFTVNEEECIGCEKCVEVCPGSMIEYNAKDLGVNLPLACPACGLCVESCPVEVISLEVEYASAKPVTDEGLVWLEEKCAYCGPCAIKCPTGAIKVVNPKGLELPSKKKTEKANEFAMCIRCGACAMKCPTGALKMGNVVHEGKEYTRVEFSPALCNECGECVDVCPQKTLELTGDDKMPLKGYCVMCLKCIEACNKTKKEALTLK
- a CDS encoding formylmethanofuran dehydrogenase subunit B, which produces MEVFKNVVCPFCGTLCDDIEVLVENNHVVGTRNACRIGNAKFMHFEGAVRYEDPLMRENKKDDFKKVDYETATEETARLLVEAKLPLIYGWSSAECHAQQLGVLLAEKTKAIVDNTASVUHGPSLLAVQDVGYPVSTLGETKNRADVVLFWGSNPMHAHPRHMSRYSVFPRGFFRQRGKQDRQMIVVDPRKTDTAKLADVHLQVEPHKDYELVSALRAAAKGFNIEAEQVAGVPTETIYEAVDICKNAQFGSLFFAMGVTMSRGKHRIIDNAIQFVIDMNAYTKFVLTPMRGHYNVNGFNQVSTWVTGYPYGVDFSRGYPRYNPGETASNDVLQRGDTDMMINVASDAGAHFPQKAVQHMAKIPLVCIDPHETPSSVISNIVLPPAITGLEVSGTAYRMDGVPIELRKVIKAPEGMLSDAEIMKMLIKKVEEMK
- a CDS encoding HisA/HisF family protein, encoding MEIIPVIDLMDGLAVSGKSGNRKEYVPIKSVLGDSSAPIDVIKRYKENGAKKVYIADLNSIMGTGNNFEIVKNLDIFKIVDFGVKDKKDLENVKEYSEMTILGTETINDILILKEENIILSLDFKDEKLLNYDLDEILSEIDKKTPLIILDISSVGTQKGINVELIKDILKKTDNPIYIGGGIKSEEDLKISKELGICGVLIGTTIHNGKLDLKKIIQKYGE